The Narcine bancroftii isolate sNarBan1 chromosome 8, sNarBan1.hap1, whole genome shotgun sequence region gggagagggagagcgagcgggggagagggagagcgagcgggggagagggtgagcgagcgtgggagagggagagcgagcgggggagagggagagcgagcgggggagagggagagcgagcgggggagagggagagcgagcgggggagagggagagcgagcgggggagagggagagcgagcgggggagagggagagcgagcgggggagagggagagcgagcggggaagagggagagcgagcgggggagagggagagcgagcgggggagagggagagcgagcgggggagagggagagcgagcgggggagagggagagcgagcgggggagagggagagcgagcgggggagagggagagcgaaGCGGGAGAGAGTGCGAAGCGGGAGGGACTGCGAGCGGGAGGGACTGCGAGCGGGAGGGACTGCGAGCGGGAGGGACTGCGAAGCGGGAGGGACTGCGAAGCGGGAGGGACTGCGAAGCGGGAGGGACTGCGAAGCGGGAGGGACTGCGAAGCGGGAGGGACTGCGAAGCGGGAGGGACTGCGAAGCGGGAGAGACTGCGAAGCGGGAGGGACTGCGAAGCGGGAGGGACTGCGAAGCGGGAGGGACTGCGAAGCGGGAGGGACTGCGAAGCGGGAGGGACTGCGAAGAGGGAGGGACTGCGAAGAGGGAGGGACTGCGAAGAGGGAGGGACTGCGAAGAGGGAGGGACTGCGTAAGAGGGAGGGACTGCGAAGAGGGAGGGACTGCGAAGAGGGAGGGACTGCAAAGAGGGAGGGACTGCAAAGAGGGAGGGACTGCAAAGAGGGAGGGACTGGGActgggtagagagagagggattGGGGAGAgaggactggggagagagagagggtctggggagatagatggggagagggagagagaaactggggagagtgtgggggagagagagactggggagggagagagacagaaaacggagagggagagagagcagggggagagcgggcgcggggagggggagagggcgcgcggggagggggagagggcgcggggagggggagagggcgcggggagggggagagggcgcggggagggggagagggcgcggggagggggagagggcgcggggagggggagagggcgcggggagggggagagggcgcggggagggggagagggcgcggggagggggagagggcgcggggagggggagagggcgcggggaggggagagggcgcggggagggggagagggcgcggggagggggagaaggcgcgggagggggagagggcgcggggagggggagggcgcggggagggggagagggcgcggggagggggagagggcgcggggagggggagagggcgcggggagggggagagggcgcggggagggggagagggcgcggggagggggagagggcgcggggagggggagagggcgcggggagggggagagagcgcggtgagggggagagagcgcggtgagggggagagagtgcggtgagggggagagagcgcggtgagggggagagagagggtggggagggagagagagaactgggagggagaaagggagagaacgGGGAGAGAGAGCACATGGGGGAGAGAGCGGAGAGGAGAGAGTGCAGGAGAGCGAGGGGATGGAGAAAGTGGGAGAGCTTAgtgggagagagagctggggagggagagagagtgcagggaCAAGAGcccgggggagagagggggggcatAAAGCTGGGAGAGATCGAGGAGAGTGCGGGGACAGAGAGAGCGGGGAGCGTAGTGGAGAGAGGCGGGGGGGATAAGGCGGGGGGGATAAGGCGGGGGGGGATAAGGCGGGGGGGGGGATAAGGCGGGGGGCGATAAGGCGGGGGGCGATAAGGCGGGGGGGATAAGGCGGGGGGGGATAAGGCGGGGGGGGATAAGGCGGGGGGGATAAGGCGGGGGGGATAAGGCGGGGGGGGATAAGGCGGGGGGGGGATAAGGCGGGGGGGATAAGGCGGGGGGGGATAAGGCGGGGGGGGGATAAGGCGGGGGGGATAAAGCGGGGAGAGAGCAAGGAGAGATCGCAGGGGAGAGAGAGCGTGAGGGCGATGGGTGAGGGACGCCGAACCCACCTTGAGATCCAGATTTTGATCTGCGAGTCAATGGTACCAGTTCCAAAAATCAGTCCATCCGGGTGGAACTGAGCACAGGTCAGGGCTGGTtgtggggggaggtggagagagggggagagggaggggaaggtggcGAGAAAGTCCATTACTAAATGCATCACCAAATGGGTCTTTTACATATGGAGACCAGGGGAACCGTATCCAGGGTATAGAGATTGGGTGATCCGTATGGGATACGGAGATCGGGGGAACAGCATGTGGGACACAGAGACCGGAGGATCCGCGTGCGGGATAATACGACTTGGGGAACAGCGTGAAGGACATGGAAACCGGGGGAACCATGTTCACAgacccttctctccttccctgcctcctgtACTCTGTCCTCCCATCGATAGACTCACCACAGCCAGCGCTCTCGTCTGTGACCTTGGTGAGAACGCGTCCAGTTCTTATATCAGAGAAAGCCCAATACTGGTTGGCGGTGggttgagggggtggggagagaggtgagAGTCAGCAGGAGGTGGAGTGGACATCCCACTCCCAcacgccccccctctcccacacgcccccctcccccacacgcccccctcccccacacgcccccccctcccccacacgccccccctcccccacacgccCCCCTCTCCCACACGCCCCCTCTCCCACACGCCCCCCTCTCCCACACGCCCCCCTCTCCCAcacgccccccctctcccacacgccccccctctcccacacgccccccctctcccacacGCCCCACTCTCCCACACGCCCCCTTCCCACACACgcccctctctcacacacgcccctctctcacacacgccCCTCTCACAAACGCCCCTCTCACAAACGCCCCTCTCCTACACCCCTCTCACCTGATCATCCGACGCACTCAGCAGGTAGTCTCCAGTGGCATGGAGGCTCAGTCCGGACACCGCCCGTCGTGTGCACGCACAACTTGAGTACACAGGAGGCGGAGGTCACCGACCAGATGCGAATGGTCGTGTCAGGGGACGCTGAGAACACTATGttctgggggagagaggggagtctTGAGGCAGTGCAGGAGAGtgatgggggggaaggggagagaggggagcagAGAGCGGGCGGGGTAGAGAGAGATTGGAGGGTGAAGACTGACCTCGCTCGGATGGAACACCACGCTGGTGACCTTCTTCGTGTGACCCTTGAGCGTGGCGAGGATCTGCTCAGAGTTCTTGTCGAAGACCACTACGTTCTTGTCCGCTCCCCCTGTGGGGTTGGGAGgacagagagaggagggaggggatgaatCTTGGCAGCAGAAGAGGGAGAGCGGAAGGGAGAGGCGAAAAGACGGTGTGGGGGTGGCAAGAcgggggtgtgatggaggggggaagagacagaGAGGTGGGGTGGAGGTTGGAGGGGACACAGACACAGGCTCTGTCTCACCTGTGAGGACCTTGTTCGTGTCAGAGGGGCACAGATCGAGGGCCAGGATGCCCGGGATGCTGGCGCTGTGGAGACCctgaggaagtggggggggggggggggggggggggggggagaagagagagagagagagagagagagagacggtgatGGACCTCGATCAACTCTCCCCCAACTCCCAACCCGTCCATCTCTGTTCCCCGCTCCCCCACCTCTCTGTCAACCCTCGCCTTCTGTTGAAcctatccctgtaactcagtccctgacatctgggcaacttcccagtaaatcttcttggataaagtcccgaaactggtgaacctttccctgtaactcagtccctgacgtccagacaacttcccagtaaatcttcttgggataaagtcccgaaactggtgaacctttccctgtaactcagtccctgacgtccagacaacttccagtaaatcttcaggtgataaagctccctctctccctcctctccgtCACAACGACCTACCAGGTGAGAGGCAACCGGTCGATATTTGCCGAGATCTTCGGTCCTCACCAGCTCCTCTGGAACGGTCTTTCCTCTCTGTGGGAAATAGGGGAATGTGGGGTTGAGTGTCGTGGGAAGAGACCCACCTTCCCTGAGCCCAGATGCAGAgcgaggaggtggggtgggggtgggaagagagagagagaggggtgtgtggggggggtgggaagagagagagaggggtgtgtgggggggggagagagacaaagTTCGAGACAGACACACaagagagcgacagagagagggggtgggagagaaaggggggggaagggagggagagagggggagagagagagagagagagagagagagagagaaagagagagagtcgggggggggaacggaatggaagtggggagggagggtgggaaggagctGGCCAACCTCCACATCGTACCTTCTTACGTTCAGTGGTCAACACAGTTGCCTTGTCTTGAAGCTGGAGAGAAAGATGAGATTCAGTTAAATTTCTCATGATTAAACTTACACCccaccctgtctctgtcacccactCTGGTCTCCTACACCTCtacgtctctgtaaccccctccggtcaaaGACACCCCtacccatctctgtaacccccctccggtccccgacacccctccctgtctcaacACCCGTGGGTCTGGATGGACAAGAATGCAGTGTGATTCGGGTAATTGGATGAACTTCCAGTCTGACCCAACACccatccatgtctctgtaaccccctctggtccctgactcccctccctttctctgtaaccccctcctgtccccgacacccctccctatctctgtcatCTCCTCCGgttcccaacacccctccctgtctttgtaaccccctccgatcacctacatccctccctgtctctgtcaaccCCGCCAGACCCCAACACCCTTCCCTGTTTCTGTACCCCCATCCAGTTCccgacacccttccctgtctctgtaacgccCCTCCGATCCctctacatccctccctgtctctgtaattccctttggtcccctacacccctccgtcTGTTACCCCCTCCAGTCCACTACACCCTTTCCTGTCTATGAAACCCCCAACATTTCTCCACTCCAGGGGTGGGGATGCAAagggaagccccgtcccgtcacatacacccagggtggggacacagagtgaagcctaNNNNNNNNNNNNNNNNNNNNNNNNNNNNNNNNNNNNNNNNNNNNNNNNNNNNNNNNNNNNNNNNNNNNNNNNNNNNNNNNNNNNNNNNNNNNNNNNNNNNNNNNNNNNNNNNNNNNNNNNNNNNNNNNNNNNNNNNNNNNNNNNNNNNNNNNNNNNNNNNNNNNNNNNNNNNNNNNNNNNNNNNNNNNNNNNNNNNNNNNTTGAACCCCAGGTTACCTGCTACTACACGTATGTGACTCTTCTGATTTTCACCGTCCTGGCGTTGACCGTGGCAGTCGTGATCGCTGTGTTTGTCACGAAATCTCTACGGTGTTGCCTTCCTACACAAGTATGGTGAGTTATCCTGTCGGGGAatggaggtggttacagagacagggaggggtgtcgggggaACGGAGGGGTGGGGTTACAGAATCGGGGAGGGGTGTCAGGGAccagaggaggttacagagaaagATAGGGGTGTCGGGGAtcagaggaggttacagagacaaggaggggtgtcaGGGAccagagtgggttacagagaaagtgaggggtgtcggggaccggatgGGTGTCAGGGACCggaggttacagagacggggaggggtataggggaccggaggggattacagagacaaggaggggtgttggggaccagagcgggttacagagaaagggagaggtGTCTGGGACCGGAAGGAGTTAcatagacagggaggagtgtCGGGGAGCAGAGGGTGAATAATATTTCTGtaatatttctctttccacagcctGGGTCACTCCTGGTGTCAATGAATCCAGACGATTAGCgcacaccccacccacccacccactcggAATCAGTTTACAGCTTTGTGCCCGTCGTAGAGGGACAGGGTCACTGTCTACATTTCTAGGTCTTGCCTGAGAAATAAAATTTCTGGCCAGAACCGGCCAAGTCGGGCAGTGTCCGCAATTCCCTTCGATCGCTGATTGCAATCTCTGGCGCGGAAACAGGGCTCCCAGCGCTTGGTTCTAAAACCTCCCAAACCCCCATAGTACTCCCTTCAGTCTACAAGTCTCGTAAACACCCCCCACTTCTCTATGACCCGTTTAACCTTTcccgtaactcagtccctgacatccaggcaaagtcccagtaaatcttcaggggataaggTCCCAAATCTGTCagaccattccctgtaactcagtccctgacgtccggtcAACACTCCAGTAAATATTCAGAGGATAAAGTCCCGATCCTGGTAAATCTGGCATGAGTCATGAGCTGGATGGTTACAAGGTTTTCAGAGCACAGAGCTCCTGGCAAAGTCCTTGGGCCGGAGGGGGTCTTCGGGgagggaggggtagcagcttttttttaaagggatggaAAAGGAGCAGAAGCCTCGCTACCTTGAAGCAAACAAAATCCACGGCTCCCGCCGGGCCTCGAGGAAGGGGCCGCAGGAAATATTCCGAAGGTCCCTTAGCCGGGGGTGTGATGTGCCAGTGGTGTTGGCGGAGGAcggctcacattgttccattacTCAGAAAAAAGGGTCGCCattacaatcatggctgatcttctatTCCAGGATCTGGAACCTGCCTTCTCTTCATACCCTCCTCAACGATCCCTCACGCCACAAGGGCCAGATCTAACTCCCCCCTAAATAGTGAGTGGGACGGCCTTCAACGCTGCCaggaattccagattcactgttCTCAGAGTTGGCGAGCGGAAGATGGCGGATGCTGCCCAGTTGGACTTTAACAAAGGCTTTTGATCAGGCCTCCCTGAAAGGAAGGGAGCAGGATTAATGATGAATTGGTTGGACGAAAGATGCCAGAGAGCAGTTGCGGAAGGTTGTTCATCGAATGAGGACGAATGGGAGGGGGTCAGGGATTGTACACATGACGACAGGGCAGCAAATGGGATGAGTGAGTTTCAGGCGTCATGGTACCTCATTCCCTGGAAGATTCCAGCGACTCGATGCAGCCTTGGATTCCACAATGGGACAGGAGCAGCGGCTTCTCGGATCAAGGGGTCAAGCCTCGTGGATTGGTGCCCAGGCGATTGTCGCTTGCCGTCCCGAATTTGGACGACGATGCTGGCAACTGGATCAGAAaattcacacactcccagggcggggacacagagcaaaaCCCCGGCCCATAACAGACTCCCAGGGTGGGGAcgcagagcgaagccccgtcccgtaaCACACTCTGGGGTGGGGATGTAGAGTGAAGCCCcaccccgtcacacactcccggatgGAGTCGCAGATTGAagccccatcccatcacacactccgggGTGGAGTTGCAGAGTGAAACCCCGTccggtcacacactcccggggtgggggaCGCAGAGCGaagacccgtcccgtcacacactcctggggtggggACGCAGctactggaggtgggggagggagagagactgcaAGGAGAGACAATGAATATTCATCATTTATTTGAAAGGCTCGTCCTTGCAACCCCCGGGATAGACAGGTAATCCCCCTCACCCTGTCACATCTCCCCATCACTATCACTGTCCGAGGCAAGGATCTCTTCCCTGGTTGGTGAGGCAAAGTGGGGAGAGATCTTGGCTCCAAAAAACAGGGAACGGAACTGGAataggagggggaaagagagggaggggaagagaggaggaggagagggggaagagagaaggaggTAGAGTGTTAGGTTTAATTTGCTGATACCGCCTCTCCttaacccctctccccatcttgtctctctctaccccttcccctccccctctaacccttccccccacccctcccattcgACCCCAGTACCTTTTTCTGGGGAGGGGTGCCCGGCacctcctccacctcaccctgCCCCAAGGGCTCCCCGTGGGTCGGGGTACCGGTGGGCGGGAGAGAGTGATGGGGACTGAGGTTGTCGTGGGTCCATGCGGGAGATCAGTTCTTCCCATCACAGGGACACCCGCTCTCCAGGAACTCCAAGTAACTGCAAGGGAGAAGGGATATTGCTCATCAGATGTCTCAGCATCGACACCCCTCCCCTACCTCAGGATATCTGTACAATGACCGGTGTCTCtccgtccccctctctctcagggaGATATCTGTACAATGACAGGGGTCTCTCCGTAcctctctctctcagggggatatctgtagaATGACCGGGGTCTTTCCGTCCccctctcagggggatatctgtacaatgACAGGGGTCTCTCCGTACCTCTCTCTCTCAGGGGATATCTGTAGAATGACCGGGGTCTTTCGTCCccctctcagggggatatctgtacaatgACCagggtctctccatccctctatcTCTCAGGGATATCTGGACACTGACCggtctcccacccccctctcaggGGATATCTGTACGCTGACCGGGATTTCTACGTCGCCCTCTCtcggggatatctgtacactgacccggTGTCCCTTCATTCCCCTCTCTCTCATATCTACACTGACCTTTCTTCTTTGAAATCTCTCTGTGGCCTTGGTGATCGACCAGCGTCGTTGTGCCAGCGTCGCTAACAGAAGAACTATGTCCAAAACTGTCTCCCGGATGCTGAATATAACAGGGCTGTGGGGAACAGGAGGAGAGTTTGTTAGATACTTGGCTtatgagagaaagggggagggtaagacctgggggagggggagagagatggggagagagagagagagacatggaggagagagattggggagagagagactgggggagatagagagtcggggagagagagagacggggagataGACGCGGAGCGAGACTtgggggagatagagagagtcaggagagagactggggagacagagactgggggaaagagagagactgggggagatagacgagatggagagacaggagagagagactgggggagagagagactgggggagacggagagagactgggggagagagaggactggttgagagagagactggggagagagagagagagagatggagactgggggagggggagacgagagagactgggggagagagaatggggagagagagggagctggggaggagggggagtggacgtggggcgaggggaggggagagttAGATATTACCTGCCTGCCTGGGAGAAATGGATGGAGATGGGGAGCGATGACAGCTCTGCGAACATCAGGAATCCCTGtggaggaagagaaggagagagtgtgagggtggaggggggggagagaggagggaagggatgggggacGTACACACCACCAGCCTCCTCACCCTGAGCTCTTTCAGACAGTAGGTCACCTCGCTGCCCCCATTCACAGTGAACCCCTCGAACTCTTCGGCCGCCAGCACCAGTTCAGTCAGCATCGTCCCCCTGGACTCTGTGGGTTGGAGAGAAGTCTGTCACCCCCTGGGTTACTTCTGCATCCCCCTCtgttccccgacacccctccctgcctctgtatccccctccGATcctgacacccctccctgtaTCTGTAGCcctctccggtcccctacacccccaccctgtctctgtaatcccctccgcTCTACAGATACGAGAATGGGAGAGGTCTCCGGTGAACAGTTGGGctggattgagttacagggaaaggttcatcagATTCGGGACTTTAtctcctgaagatttactgggatgttgcccggatttcagggactgagtttACACACCCTTTCTCTCACACCCAGACACTGACCCACACCCACATGTGTGAGGCAAATCCACATGACCCACCACACTCCAACACCCACCGGATTCAGGCTCCCGGAAGTTTCGGACAATCACCCTGCGATCGTCGACCTCCATCGTGACCTCTTCCTGGGAGGTGGGGAAGTGGCTGACTGTGTCCGTGAGGAGCCTGTGGGGAATAGAGGCaggctgtgggggtgggggaggtggtgtgAACACTTCGCACTCttacccccctccacctccctctctcccccactctcttcccttcctctcccccctgtctctcttccccccccctctctgtcccccctccCTATCCCACACCTTCCCTTCCTCGAGGTCATACTTGGGCTGGGCACAGAATTTGTTGGGACATGATTCCTGGAAAACACTGCCTGGAGACTCTCACATTCCATAACAGCAAGTTTGTGAGTCTTCTTAATGCCTAGAAGGAGAgacatggggagagagagggaaagagagggacagaaactgagtgggagagagagggaggggggaggcgggagagagatgggagagaaaagtggggagaaagggggaaagggaggggggagaaagggggaagtggagggggggagagaggagggggggaacaATTAGAAACTCGTTCAAATTGAagacctgtctctctctctctctcacacacacacacacacacacacacacacacacactgaccgtGTAGACACAGGATCTGAACAAGGAGTCGATCTGTGGTAGTGTCCAGAACCAGTTTACAGAACTCCACACCCTTGTCTGCAGACGCGGACGATCTGAACACAGACATCATTGACTGGCAgagataagggggggggggggggggagggagagagagagaaattaagTTCATAGACATCCTCACCTCCtcccgtctctctcccctccttctccccctctcaaCTCCCCTTTCCCCCACTCACTCCCCTCTCCCCTACCTTCATGACGACCTTGCAGGTTCTTCGCCCCGTCCCTGTCTCCTCGTATGTCTGGAAGAACAGGGGGGCGAAGAGGAAGGAGGCGAACGCCGGACCGGACGAGTTCACCGTGCGCAGGGCGagctgagggaggggagggaggatgaTGGGAGACTCACCGATTGGGACCAGATACCCTCTCCCAGTCATCCCTGGGACTGGCACGGGGAACGATGGGGAACATAGACACCTGAGGGTACGGGAACGGACGTGGGGGACGGCAGGGTTGGGGACGGACGCAGTGGATGGGGGAGCGCGGGGGACGGAGGGACTGCAGGGGATGGGGACAGGGCCAGGCGCGGTGAACGGTGGGAGacagagagacctcagggtaCGGGGACAGACGCGGGGTAAGGGGGACAGCGACGGACGCGGGAAATGGAGGGAtcgcggggggacggggacagacGCAGCAGACGGAGGGACTATGGGGGACATGGACGGACGCGGGGGACGGCAGGACCTCAGGGGATATGGACAGACGCAGTGGACGGAGGGACCGCAGGGGATGAACGAACTTGGGGGGACGGGAACAGGCGTGGGTAACATGGGGACGACGGCGGGGAGCGGGGACGGACAGAGGGACCGCGTGGGACTGGGACGGACGTGGGGGGCGTGGACCGACGCGTGTGGACGGGGACGGAGCAGGAACCCCGTTGACCTGCCCGTTCTCACCCCCTCCGCCGATGTCTCCAGGTAACACTCGTCCCCGACCCGAGACAGAGCCTGGACCCCCGAGCGAGGGCTGTGAACAGAAGCGGATCCGTTATCGCACGGACAGGGGGGGTGTGCGGCGGCTCAGCATGGGGACCGATGGACGGGTCAGGGGTCAGCCTGGGGTCCGAGGGACGGGTCAGGAAGGAGGGTTCAGGTCCGCGCAGGGACTGAGGGAACGGTTAGTGGTCAGCCTAGGGTCCGAGGGATGGGTCAGTGGTTCTGCGCGGGAGATCGAGGGACGGTCAGGGGTCAGCCTGAGGTCCCAGTGTCGGGTCAGAGGTCAGGCAAGAGGCGGGATAGGTCATAAGGGGTTTGAAGGGCAGGGGTTCGCCCCAGGCAATTGCTGGCCGGGTGGCAGATACCCGTGCACGAGGAGGGGGTGTGAAGGGTCAGGGGGTCGCCGCCGCCCACCGGCCACGTTGCCGCCGCTGATCAGGCACCGCATCCCCGGAGCTCCGGCGGTCCCACTTCCGGTCACGGCGCCACTTCCGCCTCGCAGCGGCCGCCGGCTCCTCGCTGGGGAGGGCTCATTTCCGGCGGCGGGCGCTGCCCCCTGGCGGCCGGCCCGGCGCGGTTGCACCACACTGCTGGGCCGTGACGTCACGCCAGGCCACCTTAAAGCGGGGATTATATGGTTGTGCGCCCTTAATTCTCTTAAAGGGAGTACGAGACCCGAAATTAAATATGGCCGAAAGGTCGGGAATGAGTTGGTGGTGAAAGAAGGGGAAGGTAACACCCATGGAACACGAAAATGTAGAAGGAAAGAGGCCATTCGGCATGCCTCTCACATACTAGCCCCTCCTGAGATTACAGGGACAGAGTGTGTGTAGGGGTTACAGATCAGGAAGGGGTGTCGGGGATCGGAGgggtgtgacagagacagggaggggtgtaggggaccggacggtgttacagagacagggaggggtgtcggggatcggagggtgggggggggggtaacagagacaggggaggggtgtaggggaccggacggtgttacagagacagggaggggtgtaggaaaTGGAgcgggttacagagacagagaggggttcGGAGatcgagggggttacagagacagggagggtgtgTGGGGGACCGGACGGGGTTATTGAGACAGCGAGGGGAGTCGGGGACTGGATGGCGTTTGAAGTGAcagggagagatgaagagatatgtcCCTGAGTTGAGTCGTCCACCAGCAGGTGGTGAAGTTTGACAACTCTCTTTCCCAATGAAATGTTATTCCGTTTGGTCCACATGCATTTCCCATCTGTTGCACTCCCTCCACAACCCCCATCCCCCAcactcctctccacccccccatacctctccccctccccccctctttccttcttccccccttccctccctttctatctccccctctcccctcttttccctttctct contains the following coding sequences:
- the prpf19 gene encoding LOW QUALITY PROTEIN: pre-mRNA-processing factor 19 (The sequence of the model RefSeq protein was modified relative to this genomic sequence to represent the inferred CDS: deleted 1 base in 1 codon) yields the protein MRNLTESHLSLQLQDKATVLTTERKKRGKTVPEELVRTEDLGKYRPVASHLGLHSASIPGILALDLCPSDTNKVLTGGADKNVVVFDKNSEQILATLKGHTKKVTSVVFHPSENIVFSASPDTTIRIWSVTSASCVLKLCVHRRAVSGLSLHATGDYLLSASDDQYWAFSDIRTGRVLTKVTDESAGCALTCAQFHPDGLIFGTGTIDSQIKIWISRWRTNVANFPGHSGPITSIAFSENGYYLATAADDSQVKLWDLRKLKNFKSIQLDDNYEVKCLTFDQSGSYLAIGGTDIRVYVCKQWADILHFTEHTGLSTGVCFGEHSRFLASTSLDRSLKLYSL
- the clcf1 gene encoding collagen alpha-1(I) chain, with translation MMGDSPIGTRYPLPVIPGTGTGNDGEHRHLRVRERTWGTAGLGTDAVDGGARGTEGLQGMGTGPGAVNGGRQRDLRVRGQTRGKGDSDGRGKWRDRGGTGTDAADGGTMGDMDGRGGRQDLRGYGQTQWTEGPQGMNELGGTGTGVGNTRPRPETEPGPPSEGCEQKRIRYRTDRGGVRRLSMGTDGRVRGQPGVRGTGQEGGFRSAQGLRERLVVSLGSEGWVSGSAREIEGRSGVSLRSQCRVRGQARGGIGHKGFEGQGFAPGNCWPGGRYPCTRRGCEGSGGRRRPPATLPPLIRHRIPGAPAVPLPVTAPLPPRSGRRLLAGEGSFPAAGAAPWRPARRGCTTLLGRDVTPGHLKAGIIWLCALNSLKGSTRPEIKYGRKVGNELVVKEGEGPLVFAVMLLNPCRASMDPGRSILRTYHLTKYLEKQLHSLSRNYMDYLGSPFNRPDFDPPRTNDTGHIPSPTLGVGAWRGLGDRQRLTENLQAYTLLLAWLGSLDAPSGPAGGLARLRAGLEGLNLGIGAILASLGYPLPREGARGCARASGPPSSRFLIKLDHYWVLRELQAWLLRTAKDFNRLRRGLGLRAGRGKA